TGAGAGATGCGGCGGGGAGCGTGTATTTTCTCTCGCGGGCTATCCAGACCGCGATGCCAACCTTGTAACATGTTGGAAGAGTCAACAGTTCCCCGTGCCGTTGGAAAGGTGTTACACAATCCCTTGAAAGCTCTGCTGAAAGCCGAACTCCCTGAACTCAAGCTCGTCTCGCGTGGCAAGGTGCGCGACATCTACGCCATTGGCATGGACCTGCTGATGATTGCGACAGACCGCATCTCAGCGTTTGATCACATTCTGCCGACGGGCATTCCCGGCAAGGGCGAGGTGCTCACGCAGCTCTCGGCCTTCTGGTTCCGCAAGCTGGCCGACGTGGTGCCGAATCACATGATCAGCACCGACCTGGCGGAGTTTCCTGAAGACCTCTCGGAGTACAAGAAGATTCTGAAGGGCCGCAGCATGCGTGTGAAGCGCGCGGAGATGTTTCCGGTGGAGTGCGTGGTGCGCGGCTATATCTCGGGCAGCGGCTGGAAGGATTACATTCGCACGGGCAGCATTGGCGGCATCACGCTGACTCCGGGCATGCGGGAATCCGAGCGCCTCTCAGAGCCGATTTTCACGCCGGCGACCAAGGCCGCCGATGGCGAGCATGACGAGAATATCTCCTTTGCCAAGATGGCCAATATGATTGGCGGCGAAGAAGCCGAGAAGCTGCGCGACCTGAGCATTGAGCTTTACCTGCGCGCGTCAAAGCATGCCGAGGCGCGCGGCATTGTGATTGCCGACACGAAGTTTGAGTTTGGCAAGAACGACCGGGGCATTCTGCTGTGCGATGAGGCGCTAACGCCGGACTCTTCGCGCTTCTGGCCGCGTGACCAGTACCGTGCCGGACAGTCGCAGCCTTCGTTTGACAAGCAGTACGTGCGGGACTACCTGGAAAAGATCAAGTGGAACAAGAAGGCTCCCGCGCCTCCGCTACCCGCCGAAGTGGTGCGCGGCACGCAGAAGCGCTACGCTGAGGTCTACTTCATGCTGACGGACAGCGTTCTGCAGCAGTAAACGCCATGAGCCTACTTGACTGGATCATCGTGACCATTGTGGTGGTTTCGGTGCTTTCAGCAGCACGCAGTGGCCTGGTGGTCGAGGTGTGTTCGCTGGGCGGCGCCGTACTGGGGCTGCTGCTGGCCTGCTGGAACTATCAGCGGCTGCTGCCGTGGCTGGACAGGTGGGTGTATCCGCTGGAGCTGACGAAGATTGTGGCGTTTGTCATGATCGCGCTGGGTACCATGATTGTGGCCGGACTGCTGGGGCGCATTGTGCGGTGGTCGCTGCGCACCGTGGGCCTGGGATGGCTCGACCGGCTGGCCGGCGCGGCCTTTGGACTGGTGAAAGGCGCGGTGCTCAGCGTGGTGATGATTGTAGCCATCACGGCGTTTGCGCCCCGGGCCACGATGCTGCGCAACTCCCGCTTTGCGCCGTACTTTATGGCGGCGGCGCATGGGGCAGCTTATGTAAGTCCGAGCGAATTGAGCGGCCAGATTCGCCACGGCATCGATATTTTGCGCGGGGAACAAAGTGAGTGGTTTACGCATGGCGCCCGGGTGCCGTAAACTTCAGTTCGTCCCCGCGGTTATTCTGAACCAGCACCATTCCCCCGTAGACCGATTGCAGGAGAGATGCAAGTGAAGCGCGAACTCGACAGTCTCGTGATGCAGATGCAAGCCAGCGGTATCACCTATGACGAAGCTCTTCGCGAGTTCAAAAAGCGCTTCCTGCTGCAGGTGCTGGCCAGCCACCGCGGCAACCAGTGCAAGGCCGCCAAGGAACTGGGCATGCACCGCAATACGCTGAGCCGTACGCTGGCCGAGCTGGAGATTGAACCTAGCCAGGTTCGCATGGGACTCAAGCGCCCGCCGCGCAGCGAACGTCCTGTATTTGACACCAAACAGGCGGCGCGCTAACCACGCAGCAGAATGGCCGCCTGCTTTACTCTGAGAAGAGAACGCAGAAAGGGCCTTTGACCGCTTGAGCACACTGGACGCGACCGCGCACCCCATTCGCTACACCACGCAAACCGCAGAGCTGCCTCACCAGGTGCATGTTCAACCGGGCTTTGCCTGGGATGCGCAGAATGCCTACCTTTTTGACATTGACGGCACGCTGCTGCGGAGCCGTGACCGCATCCACTATGAATCCTTTGCAGAGGGCGTGCGCCATGTGATGGGGCATGAACTTTCGCTGGACGGGGTGACGCTGCAGGGCAACACTGATCCGGGCATTCTGCGGGATGCGTTTGTGCAGACCACGCTGGAAGATGGCCACTGGCGCGCGGCGCTCGAAGAGATTCTGGAGCACATGCGCGTGAACGTGGCGGCGCGGCGCGGCGAAATGAAGCTGATCCGCATGCCGGCGATTGAAGAGACGCTCCGCTATCTGCACAGCAAGGGACGCGCGCTCGGCGTGGCCACAGGCAATCTGGAGTCGATTGGCTGGCTGAAGATCGAGACCGTGGGGCTGCGCGAGTGGTTTGATTTCGGCGGCTTCAGCGACCACTACACAGAGCGCGCCGAGATGATTGCCCACGCGGCGGAGCTGGCGCGGGAGCGCACGGGAGCGCAGGCCACGGTGTGCGTGGTAGGCGATACGATATCGGACATTCGCGCGGCGCGGGCGAACGGCCTGCCGACAATTGCGGTGGCGACGGGGCAGCAGTCATTTGAAACACTGATGGAGCTGGAGCCGGAGGTCTGCGCGAGTTCACTGGAAGCTCTCATGGAGAAGACGCCGGAAGCCGCGCCGTTTCTGCGAGGACGGCCGTAGCAGGATGTCACGGAGTCTCCTCATCGCGGCAAGCTGCGTACTCGCACTGAGCACGGCGGCACTCGCACAGACACAGAGCAGCGCAACACAGCCGCAGGGCCGGTCCGCTGTGAACGGGCAGCCGATGCAGAGCGTGACCAGCGAGCGGCCGCTCTTTGCTGCGCAATCGAAGGCCGCGGCGAATAAGAAACCCAAAAAACAGGATGCTGTTTCAGTGCGAGACAGAAACCGGGCCGAAGCACTCGCAGCGAAAGGCACGCGTGCCCTGCTGGCCAAGCAAGCGCGCGAGGCGATGCTGGACTTTGAGCACGCGGCAAAGCTGGACCCGGAGAATCCGCGCTTTGAGGCCGATGCGAAGATTGCACGCGAGCATCTCGTGACGGAGCTGGTGCAGCAGGCGCACCACGCGCGCATGCAGGGGCACCCGATGCGGGCGCAAAAGCTGCTGACGGAGGCGCTGCAGCTTGACCCGCACAACGCCGAGGTGACGCAGCACTTCGATGATCTGCCGCCGGTGGGCGCGGCGGGCTTTGACGCCGGAAAAGATATTCAGGTGAGCGCGCCGCCCGTGGCGCTTGATCCGCTGCCGGGGGAACACAGTTTTCATCTTTACGCTTCAGCTCAGACCCTGTTGCGGCAGGTGATGCAGGCGTGGAACATTGACGCGGCCAGCACCAGCGAAGTGGAGAATCAGCCGGTTCGTTTTTATGTGGATCACGTGGGCTTTGAGCAGGCGTTGCATGCCGTGGAGCTGGCCACGAATACCTTTGCGGTGCCGCTTGATCCGGCACGGGTGCTGTTTGTGCCGGATACGCCGGAGAATCGCCTGCAGTATGAGCGGCTGGCCATGGAGACGGTGCGGCTGCGGGGCGTGCCGGAGCACGAGCGCACGCACCTGATCGAGATTGCGCACAACGCCTTCAACATCAAGCAGGCAAGCTACGACGCCTCGCAGCAGGCCCTGACGCTGCGAGGACCCGAGCGGGACCTGAAGGGATTTAACGAGACACTGACGCAACTGCTGCAGGGGCAGAGCGAGATTTTACTGGACGTTCGCATGTATGAGATTGACCTGACGCATGCGCATAACGTGGGAGCAGAGCTACCGAATCAGTCGACGGTCTTCAACATTCCTTCGGAGTTGAATTCGGTCATCAACAACAACCAGAGCCTGATTCAGGAGATCATTTCGAGCGGACTCGCCTCGCCCGGCGATTATGCGGCCATCGCGGCGATTCTGATTGGCTCAGGTGCGGTGACGAACAGCATTCTGGACAGCCCGTTCGCGTATTTTGGCGGCGGCCTCACGCTCACGGGCCTCACCTTTGGCAACGGCGGCACGCTGAATGGCTCGCTGACGGCCTCGGCGGTTCACTCGCTCGACCAGATGCAGATACTGGCGCAGAACCATGAAGACGAAGAGGTGCGCAGCGGCACGCGCTACCCGATCATTACGTCGAGCTACTCCAATCTGAGCAGCAGCAGCACCTCGATCGCCGGGCTAACGTCGCCGGGCGTTTCAAGCGCGCTGCAGAGCCTGGGCATCAGTTCCAGTTCCCTGCTCTCGACGGAAGAGACGATTCCCCAGGTGCAGTATGAAGACCTCGGCCTCACGCTACATGTGACGCCGTCGGTGACCGGGCGCGGCAACGTCGCGCTGAAGCTCGACTTGAAGCTCGACACGCTGGAGGGCCAGTCACTCAACAGCATTCCGGTACTCAATGATCGCGAGCTGACGGCGATCACGACGGTCAAGCCGGGATCGAGCGCGATGATCATGAGCAGCATGAGCCAGCAGTTGTCGAATGCGGTGACGGGGATCCCCGGCCTGAGCGAACTGCCGGGCTTTGGCAACGCGACGAACAGCGATGCAAGCAAGAATATTTCGCGGCTGGTGATTGTGGTGACCCCGCGCATTGTGCGCCGCGTGCATGCGGAGGAAGCCGGGCCGGTGATTTTATTTCCGGCGCACTGACGTACCAGCGCGCCCTCAGCGCTGCGCGGCTTCCACGACGCCGACGCGGGAATCGGCGCAGCCATAGTAGAGAAACCATCGGTGATGAAAGAAGACAAGCCCCTCGGCAAAGGTGGTGCCGGCTCCGTATTGGCCCGTCTTTTCGTAC
The DNA window shown above is from Acidobacterium capsulatum ATCC 51196 and carries:
- a CDS encoding phosphoribosylaminoimidazolesuccinocarboxamide synthase; this encodes MKALLKAELPELKLVSRGKVRDIYAIGMDLLMIATDRISAFDHILPTGIPGKGEVLTQLSAFWFRKLADVVPNHMISTDLAEFPEDLSEYKKILKGRSMRVKRAEMFPVECVVRGYISGSGWKDYIRTGSIGGITLTPGMRESERLSEPIFTPATKAADGEHDENISFAKMANMIGGEEAEKLRDLSIELYLRASKHAEARGIVIADTKFEFGKNDRGILLCDEALTPDSSRFWPRDQYRAGQSQPSFDKQYVRDYLEKIKWNKKAPAPPLPAEVVRGTQKRYAEVYFMLTDSVLQQ
- a CDS encoding CvpA family protein; translated protein: MSLLDWIIVTIVVVSVLSAARSGLVVEVCSLGGAVLGLLLACWNYQRLLPWLDRWVYPLELTKIVAFVMIALGTMIVAGLLGRIVRWSLRTVGLGWLDRLAGAAFGLVKGAVLSVVMIVAITAFAPRATMLRNSRFAPYFMAAAHGAAYVSPSELSGQIRHGIDILRGEQSEWFTHGARVP
- a CDS encoding helix-turn-helix domain-containing protein encodes the protein MKRELDSLVMQMQASGITYDEALREFKKRFLLQVLASHRGNQCKAAKELGMHRNTLSRTLAELEIEPSQVRMGLKRPPRSERPVFDTKQAAR
- a CDS encoding HAD family hydrolase encodes the protein MSTLDATAHPIRYTTQTAELPHQVHVQPGFAWDAQNAYLFDIDGTLLRSRDRIHYESFAEGVRHVMGHELSLDGVTLQGNTDPGILRDAFVQTTLEDGHWRAALEEILEHMRVNVAARRGEMKLIRMPAIEETLRYLHSKGRALGVATGNLESIGWLKIETVGLREWFDFGGFSDHYTERAEMIAHAAELARERTGAQATVCVVGDTISDIRAARANGLPTIAVATGQQSFETLMELEPEVCASSLEALMEKTPEAAPFLRGRP